A stretch of Pseudomonas taetrolens DNA encodes these proteins:
- a CDS encoding glycosyltransferase family 4 protein — protein sequence MSSAETDAMTTALHISLITETFPPEINGVANTLGRLYEGLRARNHQVELVRPRQAGDSNQRSNHELMLCRGWPLPGYPGLQWGVTSTQRLLKRWQQQRPDVIYIATEGPLGLCALRVARRLGIAVISGFHTNFQQYFSQYGLGLFTRALMHYLRWFHNRSTLTLVPSASQHLELERRHFERLELLARGVDSQLFSPSKRQNALRQSWGLRENDIALLHVGRLAPEKNLGALKHCLDALQARYPQRRFKLIVVGDGPKRVSLEASLPEAIFCGVQSGEALALHYACGDVFLFPSLTETFGNVVLEALAAGLGVVAYDEAAAGLHIRHGYNGVLAMPGDEHAWIEAACWLLEEPETLRTIRLNARRHASRHGWPDIIEQFEGQLLRACDSETGLVAVPAPVTIKKS from the coding sequence ATGTCATCAGCCGAAACTGATGCCATGACGACAGCACTGCATATCTCCCTGATTACCGAAACCTTCCCTCCCGAAATCAATGGTGTGGCCAACACCCTTGGCCGGCTGTATGAGGGTCTGCGTGCACGCAATCATCAAGTAGAACTGGTACGCCCACGCCAGGCTGGCGACAGCAACCAACGCAGCAATCACGAACTGATGCTGTGCCGAGGCTGGCCATTGCCGGGTTATCCTGGCCTGCAATGGGGCGTCACTTCGACACAACGATTGTTGAAGCGCTGGCAACAACAGCGTCCGGATGTCATTTACATCGCCACCGAAGGCCCACTGGGCTTGTGCGCCCTGCGCGTCGCCCGACGTTTGGGCATCGCCGTGATCAGCGGCTTTCACACCAACTTCCAGCAATATTTCAGCCAATACGGTCTGGGCCTGTTTACCCGGGCCCTGATGCATTACTTGCGCTGGTTTCATAACCGCTCAACCCTGACGCTGGTACCCAGTGCCAGCCAGCACCTTGAACTGGAGCGCAGGCATTTTGAACGGCTGGAGTTGTTGGCGCGCGGTGTCGACAGCCAGTTGTTCAGCCCGTCCAAACGCCAGAATGCCTTGCGCCAGAGCTGGGGTCTCAGAGAAAACGATATCGCCCTGCTGCACGTGGGACGACTGGCTCCGGAAAAAAATCTGGGGGCACTCAAACACTGCCTCGACGCACTGCAAGCGCGTTATCCGCAACGACGTTTCAAGTTGATTGTGGTGGGCGACGGACCAAAACGGGTGTCACTGGAAGCCTCGTTGCCGGAAGCGATTTTTTGCGGGGTACAGTCCGGCGAGGCTTTGGCCTTGCACTACGCCTGTGGCGACGTATTTTTGTTCCCGAGCCTTACCGAGACGTTCGGCAATGTGGTGCTCGAAGCCCTGGCCGCCGGGCTGGGTGTCGTGGCGTATGACGAAGCCGCTGCCGGTCTGCATATCCGGCATGGCTACAACGGCGTGCTGGCCATGCCCGGCGATGAACATGCCTGGATCGAAGCCGCCTGCTGGTTGCTTGAAGAGCCCGAAACCTTGCGAACCATACGCCTCAATGCCCGCCGGCATGCCAGCCGACACGGCTGGCCCGACATCATCGAACAGTTCGAAGGTCAGCTGTTGCGCGCGTGCGACAGCGAAACCGGGCTCGTAGCCGTTCCGGCTCCCGTCACAATCAAAAAGTCCTAG
- a CDS encoding glutathione peroxidase, translating into MSAFHELVLDALDGTPLPLETLKDRVVLVVNVASKCGLTPQYAALENLYQQYKGQGFSVLGVPCNQFAGQEPGSEEEIQAFCSLNYGVSFPLSSKLDVNGADRHQLYRLLAGEGAEFPGDITWNFEKFLVAQDGRVLARFSPRTAPDEALVIQAIEKALF; encoded by the coding sequence ATGAGCGCTTTTCACGAACTGGTATTAGACGCACTGGATGGCACGCCGCTGCCATTGGAAACCCTCAAGGACAGAGTGGTATTGGTGGTCAACGTCGCCTCAAAATGTGGTTTGACCCCTCAATACGCTGCGCTGGAAAACCTGTATCAGCAGTATAAAGGCCAGGGTTTCAGTGTGTTGGGAGTGCCGTGTAATCAATTCGCCGGACAAGAACCGGGCTCCGAAGAAGAAATCCAGGCGTTTTGCAGCCTGAATTACGGTGTCAGTTTTCCGTTGAGCAGCAAGCTGGACGTCAACGGCGCTGACCGTCATCAGCTCTATCGTTTGCTGGCGGGAGAGGGGGCCGAATTTCCGGGGGATATCACCTGGAACTTCGAGAAATTTCTGGTGGCTCAGGACGGTCGAGTGCTGGCGCGCTTTTCACCTCGCACGGCACCGGACGAGGCCTTGGTAATTCAGGCGATTGAAAAGGCTCTGTTCTAG
- a CDS encoding FKBP-type peptidyl-prolyl cis-trans isomerase gives MTIAANKAVSIDYTLTNDAGEVIDSSAGGAPLVYLQGAGNIIPGLEKALDGKAVGDELNVTVEPEDAYGEYSAELVSTLNRSMFEGVDVLEVGMQFHASAPDGQMQIVTIRDLDGDDVTVDGNHPLAGQRLNFKVKVVAVRDASEEEVAHGHVHGEGGHQH, from the coding sequence ATGACGATCGCCGCCAATAAGGCTGTCTCCATCGACTATACCCTGACCAACGACGCTGGTGAGGTCATCGACAGCTCTGCCGGCGGCGCACCGCTGGTTTACCTGCAAGGCGCAGGTAACATCATCCCGGGTCTGGAAAAGGCACTGGATGGCAAGGCCGTTGGTGATGAACTGAATGTTACCGTTGAGCCAGAAGACGCTTACGGCGAATACTCTGCCGAGCTGGTCAGCACCTTGAACCGCAGCATGTTCGAAGGCGTTGACGTACTGGAAGTCGGCATGCAGTTCCACGCTTCGGCGCCGGACGGCCAAATGCAGATCGTGACCATCCGTGATCTGGACGGTGACGACGTAACCGTTGATGGCAACCACCCGTTGGCCGGTCAGCGCCTGAACTTCAAAGTGAAGGTTGTGGCTGTTCGTGACGCGAGCGAAGAAGAAGTTGCTCACGGTCACGTCCACGGTGAAGGCGGTCATCAGCACTGA
- the pta gene encoding phosphate acetyltransferase: MQTFFIAPTDFGVGLTSISLGLVRTLERAGLKVGFFKPIAQPHPGDLGPERSTELIARTHGLKPPKPLGLAHVERMLGDGQLDELLEEIISLYQEAAIGKDVLIVEGMVPTRTASYAARVNLHLAKSLDAEVILVSAPENEVLTELSGRVELQAQLFGGPKDPKVLGVILNKVQTDESMDVFSARLKEHSPLLRSGDFKLLGCIPYQPELNAPRTRDVADLLGAQVLNAGDYETRRMSKIILCARTVLNTLQLLKPGVLVVTPGDRDDIILAVSLAAMNGVPLAGLLLTSDTQPDPRLMELCRGALQAGLPVLSVSTGSYDTANRLNSLNKEIPIDDRERAQIITDFVASHLDAQWLHQRCGTPREMRLTPAVFRYQLIQRAQQANKRIVLPEGSEPLTVQAAAICQARGIARCVLLAKPEEVQAVAKAHGFELPEGLEILDPDQIRARYVEPMVALRKTKSINAPMAEQQLEDTVVIGTMMLALDEVDGLVSGVIHSTANTIRPALQLIKTAPGCTLVSSVFFMLFPEQVLVYGDCVMNPHPSAAELAEIALQSADSAAAVGITPRVAMISYSSDESASGEEVEKVREATLLAHEAQRGLLIDGPLQYDAAANEVIARQLAPNSQVAGRATVFVFPDLNTGNTTHKAVQRSADCVSLGPMLQGLRKPVNDLPRGAQVDDIVYTIALTAIQADNRPMDV, from the coding sequence ATGCAAACTTTCTTTATCGCCCCCACTGATTTCGGTGTGGGCCTGACCTCTATTAGCCTTGGCCTGGTGCGTACACTGGAGCGCGCGGGTTTGAAAGTCGGTTTTTTCAAACCGATTGCCCAACCGCACCCGGGAGATCTCGGGCCTGAGCGCTCGACCGAACTGATCGCCCGCACCCATGGTCTCAAGCCGCCCAAGCCGCTGGGACTGGCGCATGTTGAACGCATGCTCGGTGACGGCCAGCTGGATGAACTGCTCGAAGAGATCATCAGCCTCTATCAGGAAGCGGCCATCGGCAAAGACGTGCTGATCGTCGAAGGCATGGTCCCGACCCGCACCGCCAGCTATGCCGCCCGGGTCAACCTGCACCTGGCAAAGAGCCTGGATGCCGAAGTGATTCTGGTCTCGGCGCCTGAAAACGAAGTGCTCACCGAACTCTCCGGCCGCGTCGAATTGCAAGCCCAGCTGTTTGGCGGCCCCAAAGACCCGAAAGTGCTGGGTGTGATCCTGAACAAGGTGCAGACCGACGAAAGCATGGACGTCTTCTCGGCGCGCCTGAAAGAGCATTCGCCGCTGCTGCGCAGCGGTGACTTCAAACTGCTGGGCTGCATTCCGTATCAACCTGAACTCAACGCACCGCGCACCCGCGACGTAGCTGACTTGCTCGGCGCTCAGGTACTGAATGCCGGGGACTACGAAACGCGGCGCATGTCGAAGATCATTTTGTGCGCCCGAACCGTCTTGAACACCCTGCAATTGCTCAAGCCGGGCGTACTGGTCGTCACCCCCGGCGACCGCGATGACATCATTCTGGCCGTGAGCCTCGCGGCCATGAACGGCGTACCGCTGGCAGGCTTGCTGCTGACCAGCGACACCCAGCCCGACCCGCGCCTCATGGAGCTTTGCCGAGGTGCATTGCAAGCCGGGCTGCCCGTGCTGTCGGTCAGCACTGGTTCTTACGACACCGCCAATCGCTTGAACAGCTTGAACAAAGAGATCCCGATCGATGACCGCGAACGCGCGCAAATCATCACCGACTTTGTTGCCAGCCACCTCGACGCCCAATGGTTGCACCAGCGCTGCGGCACGCCTAGGGAAATGCGCCTGACCCCTGCAGTATTCCGCTATCAGCTGATCCAGCGCGCTCAGCAAGCCAACAAGCGCATCGTCCTGCCCGAAGGCAGCGAGCCGTTGACCGTGCAGGCCGCGGCTATCTGCCAGGCACGCGGCATCGCGCGTTGCGTGCTGCTGGCCAAACCCGAAGAGGTTCAGGCGGTGGCCAAGGCTCACGGCTTTGAACTGCCTGAAGGGCTGGAGATCCTCGACCCGGACCAGATTCGCGCACGCTACGTCGAACCGATGGTGGCGTTGCGCAAGACCAAAAGCATCAATGCTCCGATGGCCGAACAACAGCTCGAAGACACCGTTGTGATCGGCACCATGATGCTGGCGCTGGACGAGGTCGACGGCCTGGTTTCGGGCGTCATCCATTCGACGGCCAACACCATCCGCCCTGCCCTGCAACTGATCAAGACCGCACCGGGTTGCACGCTGGTGTCATCGGTATTTTTCATGCTGTTCCCGGAACAGGTACTGGTCTACGGCGACTGCGTGATGAACCCGCACCCGTCTGCCGCGGAACTGGCCGAAATCGCCCTGCAGAGCGCTGACTCGGCTGCCGCCGTCGGGATCACCCCGCGCGTGGCGATGATCAGCTACTCCAGCGATGAGTCGGCCAGCGGTGAAGAAGTCGAGAAGGTCCGCGAAGCCACATTGCTGGCCCATGAAGCGCAACGGGGATTGTTGATTGATGGCCCGCTGCAATATGACGCCGCCGCCAATGAGGTCATTGCCAGACAACTGGCGCCTAACAGCCAGGTGGCTGGCCGGGCCACGGTGTTTGTATTCCCCGACCTGAATACCGGCAACACCACCCACAAAGCTGTACAGCGCAGCGCTGATTGCGTCAGCCTTGGCCCCATGCTGCAAGGCTTGCGCAAACCGGTGAACGATCTGCCACGCGGCGCGCAAGTGGACGACATCGTCTACACCATCGCCCTCACGGCGATTCAAGCCGATAACCGACCTATGGATGTGTAA
- a CDS encoding acyltransferase, translating to MLDFLPAPLRGVIASLLLAINTIVCCTPLFVVALFKLCLPFPAAQRATDWLMRHIHEAWISNNSRWMDLLRKTRWHIKGLEGLDYEHSYLITSNHQSWVDIMVLQYVLNKRIRPLKFFLKQELIWVPVIGLAWWALGFPFMKRYSKAYLAKHPEKKGADLATTRKTCAKFKDQSVGIFNFVEGTRFTEAKHAQQNSPFRYLLKPKAGGIAFVLDAMGEQLQSIVNVTIHYPGGRPGYWDLLCGNVRDVVVVFEELNIPAEFIGKNYDQDPEYRLAFQGWINQLWEDKDRLLGELHRKYPPR from the coding sequence ATGCTGGACTTTCTGCCTGCGCCGCTACGCGGTGTGATTGCTTCACTGCTGCTGGCGATCAACACCATCGTGTGTTGTACACCGCTGTTCGTGGTCGCCCTGTTCAAACTGTGCCTGCCGTTTCCCGCGGCACAGCGGGCAACCGACTGGCTGATGCGCCATATCCATGAAGCCTGGATCAGCAATAACTCGCGCTGGATGGATTTACTGCGCAAGACCCGTTGGCACATCAAGGGTCTGGAAGGCCTCGACTACGAACACTCGTACCTGATCACCAGCAACCACCAGAGCTGGGTCGACATCATGGTGCTGCAATACGTGCTCAATAAACGCATCCGGCCGCTGAAGTTTTTCCTCAAACAGGAACTGATCTGGGTGCCCGTGATTGGCCTTGCCTGGTGGGCCCTGGGCTTTCCGTTCATGAAGCGCTACTCCAAGGCATACCTGGCCAAACACCCGGAGAAAAAAGGCGCAGACCTGGCCACCACCCGTAAAACCTGTGCCAAGTTCAAAGACCAGTCCGTGGGCATCTTCAACTTCGTTGAAGGCACGCGCTTCACCGAAGCCAAGCATGCGCAGCAGAACTCGCCGTTCCGTTACCTGCTCAAGCCCAAGGCCGGTGGCATTGCTTTTGTGCTGGACGCCATGGGTGAGCAGCTGCAATCGATCGTCAACGTGACCATCCACTATCCGGGCGGGCGTCCGGGTTATTGGGATTTGTTGTGTGGCAACGTGCGCGACGTGGTGGTGGTGTTTGAGGAGTTGAACATACCGGCTGAGTTTATCGGCAAGAACTACGATCAAGACCCTGAATACCGGCTGGCATTTCAAGGGTGGATCAACCAGTTGTGGGAAGACAAGGACCGGCTGCTGGGTGAGTTGCATCGCAAATACCCGCCGCGTTGA
- the cysN gene encoding sulfate adenylyltransferase subunit CysN, whose protein sequence is MSHQSDLISEDILAYLGQHERKEMLRFLTCGNVDDGKSTLIGRLLHDSKMIYEDHLEAITRDSKKSGTTGDDIDLALLVDGLQAEREQGITIDVAYRYFSTAKRKFIIADTPGHEQYTRNMATGASTCDLAIILVDARYGVQTQTRRHSFIASLLGIKHIVVAINKMDLKGFDEGVFESIKADYLQFAEGLEMKPTSLHFVPMSALKGDNVVNKSERSPWYTGQSLMEILETVEVAADRNLTDLRFPVQYVNRPNLNFRGFAGTLASGIVHKGDEIVVLPSGKSSRVKSIVTFEGELEHAGPGQAVTLTMEDEIDISRGDLLVHADNLPLVTDNFEAMLVWMAEEPMLPGKKYDIKRATSYVPGSIASIVNKVDVNTLEEGPASALQLNEIGKVKISLDAPIALDGYTSNRTTGSFIIIDRLTNGTVGAGMIVAQALSHGSATHHGKLAHVATEERAQRFGQQPATVLFSGLSGAGKSTLAYAVERKLFDMGRAVFVLDGQNLRHDLNKGLPQDRAGRTENWRRAAHVARQFNEAGLLTLAAFVAPDAEGRQQAKALIGSDRLLTVYVQASPAVCAERDPQGLYAAGGDNIPGESFPYDVPLNADLVVDTQSLSLEDSVKLVLDLLRQRGAI, encoded by the coding sequence ATGTCGCACCAATCTGATTTGATCAGCGAGGACATCCTCGCTTACCTGGGCCAGCACGAGCGCAAGGAAATGTTGCGCTTCCTGACCTGCGGCAACGTCGACGACGGCAAGAGCACCCTGATCGGGCGCCTGCTGCACGACTCCAAGATGATCTACGAAGACCATCTGGAAGCCATTACCCGCGACTCGAAAAAGAGCGGCACCACGGGCGATGATATCGACCTGGCGTTGCTGGTGGACGGTCTGCAAGCCGAGCGCGAGCAGGGCATCACCATTGACGTGGCGTACCGCTACTTCTCGACGGCCAAGCGCAAGTTCATCATTGCCGATACCCCGGGCCATGAGCAGTACACCCGTAACATGGCCACCGGTGCTTCGACCTGTGACCTGGCGATCATTTTGGTCGACGCCCGTTACGGTGTGCAGACCCAGACCCGTCGTCACAGCTTTATTGCGTCGTTGCTGGGCATCAAGCACATCGTTGTGGCCATCAACAAGATGGACCTCAAGGGCTTTGACGAAGGTGTATTCGAGTCGATCAAGGCCGACTACCTGCAGTTCGCCGAAGGCCTGGAGATGAAACCGACCAGCCTGCACTTTGTGCCGATGTCTGCCCTAAAGGGCGACAACGTGGTGAACAAGAGCGAGCGTTCGCCGTGGTACACCGGTCAGTCGCTGATGGAAATTCTCGAAACCGTAGAAGTGGCAGCCGATCGCAACCTGACCGATCTGCGTTTCCCGGTGCAGTACGTGAACCGTCCTAACCTGAACTTCCGTGGTTTTGCCGGTACGTTGGCCAGCGGCATTGTGCACAAGGGCGATGAAATCGTTGTGCTGCCGTCGGGCAAGAGCAGCCGCGTCAAGTCCATCGTCACGTTTGAAGGCGAGCTGGAACATGCAGGTCCAGGTCAGGCCGTTACGCTGACCATGGAAGACGAAATCGACATCTCCCGTGGCGACCTGTTGGTGCATGCCGACAACCTGCCGCTGGTGACTGACAACTTCGAAGCCATGCTGGTATGGATGGCTGAAGAGCCGATGCTGCCGGGTAAGAAGTACGACATCAAGCGTGCGACCAGCTACGTACCGGGCTCGATTGCCAGCATCGTCAACAAAGTCGATGTGAACACTCTGGAGGAAGGACCGGCGAGCGCCTTGCAGCTGAACGAGATCGGCAAGGTCAAGATCAGCCTCGACGCGCCGATTGCCCTGGACGGTTACACCAGCAACCGCACCACCGGTTCGTTCATTATTATCGACCGCCTGACCAATGGCACCGTGGGCGCCGGCATGATCGTCGCTCAAGCTTTGAGCCATGGCAGCGCGACACATCATGGTAAGCTGGCCCACGTGGCCACTGAAGAGCGTGCCCAGCGCTTTGGCCAGCAACCGGCGACCGTGCTGTTCAGCGGCCTGTCGGGTGCAGGTAAAAGCACCCTGGCGTACGCGGTCGAGCGCAAGCTGTTTGACATGGGCCGTGCGGTGTTCGTCCTCGATGGCCAGAACCTGCGCCACGACCTGAATAAAGGTTTGCCGCAGGACCGTGCCGGTCGCACCGAGAACTGGCGTCGTGCCGCGCACGTGGCGCGTCAGTTCAACGAAGCCGGCCTGCTGACCCTGGCCGCGTTCGTGGCTCCGGATGCAGAAGGCCGCCAGCAGGCCAAGGCGTTGATCGGCAGTGACCGCCTGTTGACGGTCTATGTGCAGGCCTCGCCGGCCGTATGTGCCGAGCGTGATCCGCAAGGTCTGTACGCGGCGGGTGGCGACAACATCCCGGGCGAGTCCTTCCCTTATGACGTACCGTTGAATGCCGACCTGGTGGTTGACACTCAATCGTTGTCACTGGAAGACAGCGTGAAGTTGGTGCTGGACCTGTTGCGCCAGCGCGGCGCGATCTAG
- the cysD gene encoding sulfate adenylyltransferase subunit CysD produces MVDKLTHLKQLEAESIHIIREVAAEFDNPVMLYSIGKDSAVMLHLARKAFFPGKLPFPVMHVDTQWKFQEMYSFRDKMVAELGLDLITHVNPDGVAQGINPFTHGSAKHTDIMKTEGLKQALDKYGFDAAFGGARRDEEKSRAKERVYSFRDSKHRWDPKNQRPELWNVYNGNVNKGESIRVFPLSNWTELDIWQYIYLEGIPIVPLYFAAERDVIEKNGALIMIDDERILEHLSDEDKARIVKKKVRFRTLGCYPLTGAVESEAETLTDIIQEMLLTRTSERQGRVIDHDGAGSMEDKKRQGYF; encoded by the coding sequence ATGGTCGACAAACTGACGCACCTGAAACAGCTGGAGGCGGAAAGCATCCACATCATCCGCGAGGTGGCCGCCGAGTTCGATAACCCGGTGATGCTGTACTCGATCGGTAAAGACTCCGCCGTCATGCTGCACCTTGCACGCAAGGCTTTTTTCCCGGGCAAGCTGCCGTTTCCGGTCATGCATGTCGATACCCAGTGGAAATTCCAGGAGATGTACAGCTTTCGCGACAAGATGGTTGCCGAGCTGGGCCTGGACCTGATCACTCACGTCAACCCGGATGGCGTGGCGCAAGGGATCAACCCGTTCACCCACGGCAGTGCCAAACACACCGACATCATGAAGACCGAGGGCCTCAAGCAGGCTCTGGACAAATACGGTTTTGATGCCGCCTTCGGTGGTGCCCGTCGCGATGAAGAGAAATCCCGTGCCAAAGAGCGCGTGTACTCGTTCCGCGACAGCAAGCACCGCTGGGACCCGAAAAACCAGCGCCCAGAATTGTGGAACGTGTACAACGGCAACGTGAACAAGGGCGAATCGATCCGCGTGTTCCCGCTGTCGAACTGGACCGAGCTCGATATCTGGCAATACATCTACCTTGAAGGTATCCCGATTGTGCCGCTGTACTTCGCAGCCGAGCGTGATGTCATCGAGAAGAACGGCGCGCTGATCATGATCGACGACGAGCGTATCCTTGAGCACCTGTCTGACGAAGACAAGGCTCGAATCGTCAAGAAAAAGGTCCGCTTCCGCACTCTTGGTTGCTACCCGCTGACTGGCGCGGTGGAGTCTGAGGCTGAAACCCTGACAGACATCATCCAGGAAATGCTCCTGACGCGAACTTCCGAGCGCCAGGGCCGAGTCATCGATCACGATGGCGCAGGCTCGATGGAAGATAAAAAACGTCAGGGTTATTTCTAA
- a CDS encoding Nif3-like dinuclear metal center hexameric protein produces the protein MAVALSTLVEEANRYLNCAAISDYCPNGLQVEGRPQVLRIVSGVTASQALLDAAVEVNADLILVHHGYFWKGEDPCITGMKQRRLKTLLKHDISLLAYHLPLDLHPDVGNNVQLAKQLDITVEGPLDPSNAKVVGLVGSLAEPVTARDFSRRVQEALGREPLLIEGSAMIRRVGWCTGGGQGYIDQAVLAGVDLYLSGEASEQTFHSARENDISFIAAGHHATERFGVQALGDYLARRFALEHLFIDCPNPI, from the coding sequence ATGGCTGTGGCCCTGAGCACGCTGGTAGAAGAAGCAAATCGTTACCTGAACTGCGCTGCAATCAGCGATTACTGCCCCAATGGCTTGCAGGTCGAAGGACGGCCTCAGGTGTTGCGTATCGTCAGCGGTGTGACCGCCAGCCAGGCATTGCTCGATGCCGCGGTGGAGGTCAACGCGGATTTGATCCTGGTGCACCACGGCTATTTCTGGAAGGGCGAAGATCCTTGCATCACCGGGATGAAGCAGCGCCGCCTGAAAACCTTGCTCAAGCACGATATCAGCTTGCTGGCTTATCACTTGCCGCTCGACTTGCACCCGGACGTGGGTAACAACGTGCAGTTGGCAAAGCAATTGGACATCACCGTCGAAGGCCCGTTGGACCCGAGTAACGCCAAAGTGGTGGGGTTGGTCGGTTCATTGGCTGAACCGGTCACCGCCCGTGATTTTTCCCGGCGGGTACAGGAAGCGCTGGGGCGTGAGCCTTTGTTGATTGAAGGCAGTGCGATGATTCGTCGTGTGGGCTGGTGCACGGGCGGGGGGCAGGGCTATATCGATCAGGCTGTACTGGCGGGGGTCGACCTGTACCTGAGCGGTGAAGCCTCGGAGCAGACCTTCCACAGCGCCCGGGAAAACGACATCAGCTTTATCGCCGCGGGGCACCACGCCACTGAGCGTTTCGGCGTGCAGGCATTGGGCGATTACCTGGCCCGTCGCTTCGCCCTCGAACATCTGTTCATCGACTGTCCGAACCCGATTTAA
- the algW gene encoding Do family serine endopeptidase AlgW translates to MFKALRFFGWPLLAGVLIAMLIIQRYPQWVGLPSLDVNLQQAPKTSFMQQGPVTYADAVTRAAPAVANLYTTKVVNKNAKPLFEDPQFRHYFGNNAPKQKRMESSLGSAVIMSPEGYLLTNNHVTMGADQIVVALKDGRETLARVIGSDPETDLAVLKIDLKKLPAITIGRSDTLRIGDVALAIGNPFGVGQTTTMGIISATGRNQLGLNNYEDFIQTDAAINPGNSGGALVDANGNLTGINTAIFSKSGGSQGIGFAIPINLAMEVMKSIIEHGQVIRGWLGIEVQPLTPDLAESFGLSGRPGIVVAGIFRDGPAQKAGLQLGDVILSIDGVPASDGRRSMNQVARIKPSDEVSILVMRNGKETKLTAEIGLRPPQEQPPQKED, encoded by the coding sequence ATGTTTAAGGCTTTGCGTTTTTTTGGCTGGCCATTGCTGGCTGGCGTACTGATCGCCATGCTGATTATTCAGCGTTATCCGCAATGGGTCGGGCTACCGAGCCTGGACGTTAATCTGCAACAAGCCCCGAAAACCAGCTTCATGCAACAAGGGCCGGTGACCTACGCTGACGCTGTCACCCGCGCCGCGCCGGCAGTGGCAAACCTGTACACCACCAAGGTGGTGAACAAAAACGCCAAGCCGCTGTTTGAAGACCCGCAGTTCCGGCATTACTTCGGCAACAACGCTCCCAAGCAAAAGCGTATGGAGTCCAGCCTGGGTTCCGCAGTGATCATGAGCCCCGAGGGCTACCTGCTGACCAATAACCACGTGACCATGGGTGCCGACCAGATTGTCGTTGCGCTCAAGGACGGTCGTGAAACCCTGGCGAGAGTCATCGGCAGCGATCCCGAAACCGATCTGGCCGTGCTCAAGATCGACCTGAAAAAGCTGCCCGCCATCACCATTGGGCGCTCGGATACCCTGCGCATCGGCGACGTTGCCCTAGCGATCGGTAACCCGTTCGGCGTGGGCCAAACCACGACCATGGGCATCATCAGTGCGACCGGGCGCAACCAGTTGGGCCTGAACAACTACGAAGACTTCATCCAGACCGATGCCGCGATCAACCCTGGAAACTCGGGGGGTGCTCTGGTGGATGCCAATGGCAACCTGACCGGCATCAATACGGCCATCTTTTCCAAGTCAGGCGGCTCACAAGGTATTGGGTTTGCGATCCCGATCAACCTGGCCATGGAAGTCATGAAGTCGATTATCGAGCACGGGCAAGTGATTCGAGGCTGGCTGGGGATTGAAGTACAGCCGCTGACCCCGGATCTGGCCGAGTCGTTTGGCCTGAGCGGACGCCCGGGCATTGTGGTAGCGGGGATTTTCCGTGACGGCCCGGCACAAAAAGCCGGCCTGCAGTTGGGCGATGTGATCCTGAGTATTGATGGCGTACCGGCCAGCGACGGGCGTCGCTCGATGAATCAGGTGGCACGCATCAAACCTTCGGACGAAGTGTCGATCCTGGTCATGCGTAACGGCAAGGAAACCAAGCTCACAGCTGAAATCGGCCTGCGGCCGCCGCAAGAGCAACCACCGCAGAAAGAAGACTGA